One genomic window of Glycine soja cultivar W05 chromosome 9, ASM419377v2, whole genome shotgun sequence includes the following:
- the LOC114368758 gene encoding probable serine/threonine protein kinase IREH1, with protein MVFKGRFFSSKKSDSSSPDASSNSPRSFSSNSPSRSDKKKTKSAANQTLAAASAVGSGGGGGLAPCRQTQVKDGTKKKDVVKGKESQTPPPDSRKDSPAKKLMAAEGRESPSSLSVSPILASSLGLNRIKTRSGPLPQESFFGFRGEKGTAALGGSNLSRPGVGARAGDGKKKEVANQSRVGFHEDSVGGAAATGGWGDNGSNSDSVSTSGSLPSREQSPVVLPRSRLQNGESSSEAAGKQVSSRAQSGGLKSADICTPETAYDFENPKESESPRFQAILRVTSAPRKRFPSDIKSFSHELNSKGVWPFPFSKPRRLNNLEEILVVIRAKFDKAKEDVNSDLAIFAADLVGILEKNADTHPDWQETIEDLLVLARSCAMTSSGEFWLQCESIVQELDDRRQEHPPGMLKQLHTRMLFILTRCTRLLQFHKESGLAEDEPVFNLRQSRVLHSAGKFIPPSVGRDTKSSSAAKALKPSSKKAFSQEQSMMGWKKDVMQPENLSIPADDDNAKLFDSSSGRNRMASWKKFPSPTGRSPKEAVQLKDQNYGRVESSKASNNKRFTSDVDLSTAKPSELLPVKDSLDHASKHQHKVSWGYWGDQQNNNSEENSIICRICEEDVPTSHVEDHSRICAVADRCDQKGLSVNERLVRISDTLEKMMESCTQKDTQQMVGSPDVAKVSNSSMTEESDVPSPKLSDWSRRGSEDMLDCFPEADNSVFMDDLKGLPLMSCKTRFGPKSDQGMTTSSAGSMTPRSPLMTPRTSQIDLLLAGKGAYSEHDDLPQMNELADIARCVANAPLDDDRTTSYLLSCLDDLRVVVDRRKFDALTVETFGTRIEKLIREKYLQLTEMVDVEKIDTESTVDDDILEDDVVRSLRTSPIHSSRDRTSIDDFEIIKPISRGAFGRVFLAKKRTTGDLFAIKVLKKADMIRKNAVESILAERDILITVRNPFVVRFFYSFTCRENLYLVMEYLNGGDLYSLLRNLGCLDEEVARVYIAEVVLALEYLHSLRVVHRDLKPDNLLIAHDGHIKLTDFGLSKVGLINSTDDLSGPAVNGTSLLEEDETDVFTSADQRERREKRSAVGTPDYLAPEILLGTGHGFTADWWSVGVILFELLVGIPPFNAEHPQIIFDNILNRKIPWPAVPEEMSPEALDLIDRLLTEDPNQRLGSKGASEVKQHVFFKDINWDTLARQKAAFVPASESALDTSYFTSRYSWNTSDGFVYPASDVEDSSDADSLSGSSSCLSNRQDEVGDECGGLTEFDSGTSVNYSFSNFSFKNLSQLASINYDLTKGWKDDPATNSSA; from the exons ATggtcttcaagggaaggttcttctcttccaagaaatccGATTCTTCTAGCCCCGATGCGTCCTCCAATAGTCCTCGATCTTTCTCCTCCAATTCCCCTTCCAGATCCGAcaagaaaaaaactaaatccGCCGCGAATCAAACCCTAGCCGCCGCTTCCGCCGTCGgcagcggcggcggcggcggtcTCGCTCCGTGCCGGCAGACGCAGGTCAAGGATGGAACTAAGAAGAAGGATGTGGTCAAGGGGAAAGAAAGTCAAACGCCGCCGCCGGATTCTCGAAAGGATTCTCCGGCAAAGAAGTTGATGGCGGCGGAGGGACGGGAGTCGCCGTCGTCGTTGTCGGTGTCGCCGATTCTGGCGTCGTCGCTGGGGCTGAACAGGATCAAGACGAGATCGGGGCCGCTGCCGCAGGAGAGCTTCTTCGGATTCAGGGGCGAGAAAGGGACGGCGGCGCTCGGCGGCAGCAACCTCTCCCGGCCGGGTGTCGGTGCCCGCGCCGGCGATGGGAAGAAGAAGGAGGTGGCGAACCAGAGCAGGGTGGGGTTTCATGAGGATTCCGTCGGCGGTGCCGCCGCCACCGGAGGTTGGGGCGATAACGGGAGCAATTCCGATAGCGTTTCGACGTCGGGGAGCTTGCCGTCGCGGGAGCAGAGTCCGGTCGTGTTGCCGCGGTCGCGGTTGCAGAACGGAGAATCATCATCGGAAGCTGCAG GCAAACAGGTATCATCACGGGCTCAGTCTGGAGGCTTAAAAAGTGCAGATATTTGTACTCCAGAG ACAgcatatgattttgaaaacccAAAGGAGTCTGAATCTCCTCGTTTTCAAGCTATATTGCGCGTCACTAGTGCACCCAGAAAGAGGTTTCCTTCAGATATCAAAAGTTTTTCCCACGAGCTGAATTCGAAAGGTGTCTGGCCTTTTCCATTTTCGAAGCCTCGGCGGTTAAATAACCTTGAG GAGATTTTGGTTGTTATTAGAGCAAAATTTGATAAAGCAAAGGAAGACGTGAACTCTGATCTGGCTATTTTTGCGGCAGACCTGGTTGGAattcttgaaaaaaatgcagATACTCATCCTGATTGGCAAGAGACCATTGAGGACTTGCTAGTTTTGGCCAGGAGCTGTGCTATGACTTCATCCGGTGAGTTTTGGCTTCAGTGTGAAAGCATAGTTCAGGAGTTGGATGATAGGCGTCAAGAGCATCCTCCAGGGATGCTAAAGCAGCTTCACACTCGAATGCTTTTCATTCTCACAAGGTGTACCCGATTATTGCAATTCCATAAGGAAAGTGGTTTGGCTGAGGATGAACCTGTTTTCAATCTCCGTCAATCCAGAGTCTTGCATTCTGCTGGAAAATTTATTCCTCCTAGTGTGGGAAGGGATACTAAAAGTTCAAGTGCTGCAAAGGCCTTAAAGCCTTCATCGAAAAAAGCTTTTAGTCAAGAGCAGAGTATGATGGGTTGGAAGAAAGATGTTATGCAACCAGAAAATTTATCTATTCCTGCTGATGATGACAATGCAAAACTCTTTGACTCTTCTTCAGGCAGGAATCGAATGGCTTCTTGGAAGAAATTCCCTTCTCCAACAGGAAGAAGCCCTAAAGAAGCTGTTCAGTTGAAGGACCAAAATTATGGGAGGGTTGAATCTTCAAAGGCATCAAATAATAAGAGATTCACTTCCGATGTGGATCTCTCTACTGCTAAGCCATCTGAGCTTCTTCCTGTCAAAGATTCCTTGGATCATGCTTCCAAACACCAACACAAAGTTTCCTGGGGATACTGGGGAGATCAGCAGAATAATAATAGCGAGGAGAATTCAATAATCTGTCGTATATGTGAAGAGGATGTTCCTACTTCACATGTTGAAGATCATTCAAGGATTTGTGCAGTTGCTGATAGATGTGATCAGAAGGGACTGAGTGTCAATGAGCGTCTTGTCAGAATTTCTGATACACTAGAAAAGATGATGGAATCATGCACACAAAAGGATACCCAACAAATGGTGGGAAGTCCCGATGTTGCAAAAGTGTCAAATTCTAGTATGACTGAAGAATCTGATGTTCCTTCACCTAAACTTAGTGATTGGTCTCGCAGAGGCTCAGAGGACATGCTTGACTGTTTCCCTGAAGCCGACAATTCTGTTTTTATGGATGACCTAAAAGGATTACCACTTATGTCATGTAAAACTCGTTTTGGTCCAAAGTCTGACCAAGGTATGACAACATCCTCTGCAGGGAGCATGACTCCCAGGTCTCCATTGATGACACCACGGACAAGTCAGATTGACTTGCTCTTGGCAGGGAAGGGTGCTTATTCTGAACATGATGATCTGCCGCAG ATGAATGAACTTGCTGACATTGCGCGCTGTGTGGCAAATGCACCTTTGGATGATGATCGCACGACGTCATATTTATTATCTTGTCTTGATGATTTGCGGGTTGTTGTAGATAGAAGGAAATTTGATGCACTTACTGTGGAGACCTTTGGAACACGTATTGAGAAGCTGATTCG AGAGAAGTATCTGCAGCTCACTGAGATGGTGGATGTTGAAAAGATAGATACAGAGAGCACTGTTGATGATGATATCTTGGAAGATGATGTGGTTCGCAGCTTGAGAACAAGCCCAATCCATTCTTCAAGGGATCGCACCTCTATTGATGACTTTGAGATTATAAAACCTATCAGTCGTGGGGCATTTGGAAGGGTTTTCTTGGCTAAAAAGAGAACAACTGGTGATCTTTTTGCAATAAAG GTTCTCAAGAAGGCAGATATGATCCGTAAGAATGCTGTGGAAAGTATATTAGCAGAACGTGATATCTTAATTACAGTACGCAACCCTTTTGTG GTTCGATTCTTCTATTCTTTTACATGTCGCGAGAACTTATATCTTGTCATGGAATATCTTAATGGAGGTGACCTGTATTCATTATTAAGGAATTTAGGTTGCTTAGATGAGGAAGTCGCCCGTGTATATATTGCTGAAGTG GTGCTTGCATTAGAGTATTTGCATTCACTGCGTGTGGTTCATCGTGACTTGAAGCCCGACAATTTATTGATAGCACATGATGGTCACATCAAG TTAACAGACTTTGGGCTTTCTAAAGTTGGTCTCATCAACAGCACAGATGATCTGTCTGGTCCAGCAGTGAATGGGACATCACTACTTGAAGAAGATGAAACTGATGTATTTACATCCGCGGATCAAAGGGAAAGGAGGGAGAAACGTTCTGCAGTGGGCACACCTGATTACTTAGCCCCAGAGATACTTTTGGGAACTGGACATG GGTTTACTGCCGATTGGTGGTCTGTTGGGGTCATTTTATTTGAGTTGCTTGTTGGTATTCCACCCTTCAATGCAGAGCACCCTCAG attatatttgataatattcTTAATCGTAAGATACCTTGGCCAGCAGTTCCTGAAGAGATGAGTCCTGAAGCACTGGATCTTATTGATCG ATTATTGACAGAAGATCCTAATCAAAGACTAGGATCCAAAGGGGCATCAGAG GTAAAGCAACATGTTTTCTTCAAGGATATAAACTGGGACACACTTGCCAGGCAGAAA GCTGCATTTGTTCCTGCTTCTGAGAGTGCTCTAGATACCAGTTACTTCACTAGTCGCTACTCATGGAATACTTCTGATGGTTTTGTATATCCAGCAAGTGATGTTGAGGATTCTAGTGATGCTGATAGCTTAAGTGGCAGCAGTAGTTGTTTGAGCAATCGACAAGATGAAGTG GGAGATGAATGTGGGGGTCTTACCGAGTTTGATTCTGGCACATCTGTCAATTACTCTTTTAGTAATTTCTCCTTTAAG AATCTCTCCCAGCTTGCATCAATCAACTATGATCTCACCAAGGGATGGAAAGATGACCCGGCAACGAACTCTAGTGCATAG